Proteins from a genomic interval of Antedon mediterranea chromosome 5, ecAntMedi1.1, whole genome shotgun sequence:
- the LOC140049696 gene encoding mediator of RNA polymerase II transcription subunit 12-like protein, producing the protein MVAVLPWNKSITSDELTTSNVKQGFTNQPSFSDETGTARNSHINHAKFGTYFSGIVAEKQKLNTLQDGGRRKVLVSRENVWNVTQRNTSSMHTWFQDLAGIRPLAILAKKVPLFHRKEEIFRMLAEHQVPMIRATWLLKMTHASTQAITDSKVRPKRAQSDPSIEWCQVITRFLKEILSKIADPHQTPSGPNPVSTLQTPTITDSDTAHKMWDYMTTLARYLYEECMLDCHEYLSWLVETVEKVNPKDDNILRLVLPIVMQVSDYKKKMTHPIQNNK; encoded by the exons gATGAATTAACAACTAGCAATGTTAAACAAGGTTTTACTAATCAACCCAGCTTCTCTGATGAG acGGGGACTGCCAGAAATAGTCATATTAATCATGCTAAG tTTGGTACATATTTCAGTGGCATAGTTGCAGAGAAACAAAAGTTAAACACTCTGCAAGATGGAGGACGAAGAAAAGTATTGGTGTCGAGGGAAAATGTTTGGAAT gTTACACAAAGAAACACTAGTAGTATGCATACATGGTTTCAAGATTTGGCTGGAATACGGCCACTTGCCATACTTGCTAAGAAA GTTCCGTTATTTCACCGCAAGGAAGAAATATTCCGGATGCTTGCAGAACACCAAGTTCCCATGATACGTGCTACATGGCTTCTTAAGATGACCCATGCATCTACACAAGCTATTACAGATTCTAAAGTTAGGCCGAAACGTGCACAGAGTGATCCATCTATTG AGTGGTGCCAAGTGATTACAAGGTTTCTCAAGGAAATTTTAAGCAAAATTGCTGATCCACATCAGACACCAAGTGGACCTAATCCTGTTTCAACGCTTCAGACGCCAACAATTACTGATAGTGACACAGCACACAAGATGTGGGACTACATGACAACTCTAGCAAGATACTTGTATGAG GAATGTATGCTAGATTGTCATGAGTATTTATCATGGCTTGTTGAAACGGTGGAAAAAGTTAATCCTAAAGACGACAATATTCTACGTCTTGTACTGCCAATAGTAATGCAGGTTAgtgattacaaaaaaaaaatgacacatccaatccaaaataataaataa